In Candidatus Hydrogenedentota bacterium, a single genomic region encodes these proteins:
- a CDS encoding type IV pilus twitching motility protein PilT, translated as MLTLQKVLSYAVKNGASDVHLTVGSPPAVRIDGMIRFIDAEPLKPEDTVRFLDDIMSEEKKKRFMDGGDADQALSMPGLGRFRVNCMMQRGSVGIVMRHVKGKILDFATLNLPSSLELISRMPRGLVLVTGTTGSGKSTSLASIIDLINQTRRCHIITLEDPIEYLHSNKKSIVSQREVTIDTRDFSTALRAAMREDPDVILIGEMRDAETFQAAISAAETGHLVFSTLHTTNAMMTIDRIIDLFPTNQHAQVRSQLSLQLRACVSQRLLQSKDGKGRIPAVEVMISNPAIAALIRENNIKLIPNVIGGGKEEGMQTFNMCLVELVNKGLVSQEEAEWNSDNPEELKMNLKGIFLSQGRGGILKK; from the coding sequence GCCGTGAAGAATGGCGCTTCGGACGTACACCTTACCGTCGGCAGTCCGCCTGCGGTTCGTATCGATGGGATGATTCGCTTCATTGACGCAGAACCTCTAAAACCTGAAGACACGGTTCGTTTTCTCGACGACATCATGAGCGAGGAGAAGAAGAAACGATTCATGGATGGGGGAGATGCGGATCAAGCCCTTAGTATGCCAGGACTTGGGCGATTTCGTGTGAACTGCATGATGCAGCGCGGTTCCGTTGGTATTGTCATGCGTCATGTAAAGGGTAAGATCCTCGATTTCGCGACGCTCAACCTTCCCTCAAGTCTGGAATTGATCTCTCGAATGCCGCGTGGTCTGGTTCTCGTGACCGGGACGACAGGCAGTGGTAAATCTACGTCGCTGGCATCTATCATCGACCTCATCAACCAGACCCGCCGCTGCCACATCATCACGCTCGAAGACCCAATCGAGTACCTGCACAGCAACAAGAAGAGCATCGTAAGTCAGCGCGAAGTCACGATCGACACGCGCGACTTCTCGACGGCGCTTCGCGCAGCCATGCGCGAAGATCCAGACGTAATCTTGATTGGTGAAATGCGAGATGCGGAGACTTTCCAGGCTGCCATTTCGGCGGCGGAAACCGGTCACCTCGTGTTCAGTACGCTGCACACGACCAACGCCATGATGACCATTGACCGCATCATCGACTTGTTCCCAACCAACCAGCATGCCCAAGTGCGCTCGCAGTTGTCGCTGCAGTTGCGCGCCTGCGTCTCCCAACGTCTGCTTCAGTCCAAGGATGGCAAAGGACGTATTCCGGCCGTGGAAGTGATGATCAGCAATCCTGCGATTGCCGCGCTCATTCGCGAAAACAACATCAAGCTGATCCCCAATGTGATCGGCGGCGGCAAAGAAGAAGGGATGCAGACCTTCAACATGTGTCTGGTCGAATTGGTCAACAAAGGGCTTGTGTCGCAGGAAGAAGCGGAGTGGAACTCCGACAATCCCGAAGAACTAAAGATGAACTTGAAGGGTATCTTCCTGAGTCAAGGGCGCGGGGGCATTCTCAAGAAATAG